A region from the Coffea eugenioides isolate CCC68of chromosome 9, Ceug_1.0, whole genome shotgun sequence genome encodes:
- the LOC113783670 gene encoding uncharacterized protein LOC113783670, whose amino-acid sequence MQQSISNSKDTFPSNEDSESQNKKQVKRKLPSPRELVSHYESQGLDTQEASFKVIEDLQNALFRMMLSSSGAGKGKSNKQGPSSDISRKLDVINARLLQLDMKVDSKPGYPQSLAIGVASGTLLQGFASAAAQIWTAVRRATNPGSDSPIN is encoded by the coding sequence ATGCAGCAATCTATCAGCAACTCGAAGGACACATTTCCCAGTAATGAGGACTCTGAATCCCAAAACAAGAAACAGGTGAAGCGGAAGCTACCCAGCCCTAGAGAGCTTGTATCTCACTATGAGTCTCAAGGCTTGGACACCCAAGAAGCCTCCTTCAAAGTTATTGAGGATCTCCAGAATGCACTTTTCAGGATGATGCTCTCTTCTTCTGGTGCTGGTAAAGGCAAAAGCAATAAACAAGGTCCCTCCTCCGATATCTCTAGAAAGCTGGACGTCATCAATGCCCGCCTTCTTCAACTTGACATGAAGGTCGACTCTAAGCCTGGCTACCCGCAAAGCCTTGCCATTGGGGTGGCCTCTGGTACCCTTCTTCAGGGCTTTGCATCTGCCGCTGCTCAGATTTGGACTGCTGTCCGTCGAGCAACTAATCCTGGTAGTGATTCACCTATCAATTAA